A genomic stretch from Candidatus Thermoplasmatota archaeon includes:
- a CDS encoding HAD-IB family phosphatase: MARLVVFDMDGVLADTESSWVHVHKHFGVNNDHSLYAYLRGEIDDLEFIRRDIDLWKKTEPDVTEACIREILNDVPIMPGAHRTIRELKRIGIGTAIVSAGIDLLAERISKELGVDAQLANGLVKDGAGRLSGEGILRVKLMDKGDAVTEVANTMKVQTKDVVAVGNSRYDVSMFRRAGLGIAFQPSDDFVRTSAQVVVQQKDLSMILQFIRP, encoded by the coding sequence GTGGCTAGGCTGGTAGTGTTTGACATGGACGGCGTTCTCGCGGACACTGAGAGCTCATGGGTCCACGTTCACAAGCATTTCGGGGTCAACAACGACCATTCGCTCTACGCCTACCTGAGGGGAGAGATAGACGACCTGGAATTCATCCGAAGGGACATCGACCTCTGGAAGAAAACGGAGCCAGATGTCACCGAGGCTTGCATCAGAGAGATCTTGAACGATGTGCCGATAATGCCTGGAGCGCACAGAACCATTCGAGAGTTGAAGAGGATAGGCATCGGGACGGCTATAGTCTCTGCAGGTATCGACCTGCTCGCTGAGAGGATCTCAAAGGAGCTCGGAGTCGACGCCCAGCTCGCGAACGGACTCGTCAAGGACGGGGCTGGCAGGCTCTCAGGCGAAGGCATACTCAGAGTGAAGCTGATGGACAAGGGAGATGCAGTCACCGAGGTGGCGAATACCATGAAGGTCCAGACGAAGGACGTTGTGGCAGTTGGGAACTCGAGATACGATGTTTCCATGTTCAGGAGGGCTGGCTTGGGGATCGCGTTCCAGCCATCAGACGACTTCGTGAGGACCAGTGCTCAGGTGGTAGTCCAACAGAAAGATCTGTCGATGATTCTCCAGTTCATTCGGCCCTGA
- a CDS encoding MBL fold metallo-hydrolase, which yields MSDTRARVVVVREGFIVREGPEIKDASSSVSLVESGGQRLIVDTGSPRDCTALRSALGDLGVPIDSIKHLVNTHLHIDHVGCNYLFRNARTYAHALESPPVGTVKITESLAVLPGVTIIPTPGHSYGSITVLVDGPKRYAMCGDAIPTRENYQKHVPPFINVDPKLALKSMDAITSYADVIVPGHGAPFYVVRKK from the coding sequence ATGAGTGACACGCGTGCACGCGTGGTGGTCGTGCGCGAGGGGTTCATCGTCCGCGAAGGTCCGGAGATTAAGGATGCGTCCTCAAGCGTCTCGTTGGTTGAGAGCGGTGGGCAGCGCCTGATCGTCGATACAGGGTCGCCGCGTGACTGCACCGCTCTTCGATCGGCCCTTGGCGATTTAGGGGTGCCGATTGACAGCATAAAGCATCTTGTCAACACCCACCTGCACATTGACCATGTCGGATGCAACTACTTGTTCAGAAACGCAAGGACCTATGCGCATGCGCTGGAATCTCCGCCTGTCGGTACGGTCAAGATAACCGAATCACTCGCGGTCCTGCCAGGGGTCACAATCATTCCGACCCCCGGCCACTCGTACGGCAGCATAACGGTCCTCGTGGACGGCCCGAAGCGGTATGCTATGTGTGGTGACGCAATCCCCACGCGGGAGAACTATCAGAAACATGTCCCCCCGTTCATCAATGTGGATCCCAAGCTGGCGTTGAAGAGCATGGACGCGATCACCAGTTACGCAGATGTCATCGTTCCGGGCCATGGCGCCCCTTTCTATGTCGTTAGAAAGAAGTAA
- a CDS encoding protein-L-isoaspartate O-methyltransferase: MSDLEEERNWLVDNLVRRGYVTSEAVERAMRRVPREEFLPQVIRSEAYVDSPLPIGEGQTISAPHMVAIMAEQLDLSPGHKILEIGAGSGYHAAVCAELIAPDGHVYTIERIASLATFAEDNLKRTGYGDLVTVIFGDGTKGLADKAPFDRIFVAAGAPDIPAPLTDQLADGGKLLVPVGGRYYQDLIKVERKGKKLIKENMGGCVFVPLIGEYGYR, encoded by the coding sequence ATGTCTGATCTCGAGGAGGAGCGCAACTGGCTGGTCGACAACCTGGTCAGACGAGGATACGTTACCAGTGAGGCTGTCGAGAGGGCGATGAGACGCGTTCCCAGGGAGGAGTTCCTGCCCCAGGTCATCAGGAGTGAGGCGTACGTTGATAGTCCGCTGCCGATAGGCGAAGGCCAGACCATATCCGCTCCGCACATGGTTGCCATTATGGCCGAGCAGCTGGACCTGAGCCCTGGGCATAAGATCCTCGAAATAGGTGCGGGTTCGGGATATCACGCAGCTGTATGCGCAGAGCTCATCGCCCCTGACGGTCATGTCTACACTATCGAGAGGATAGCATCTTTGGCGACCTTTGCCGAGGATAACCTGAAGAGGACTGGATATGGCGACCTGGTGACAGTCATTTTCGGCGATGGCACGAAGGGGCTCGCCGACAAGGCACCCTTTGACAGGATATTCGTGGCTGCTGGAGCGCCAGACATCCCCGCCCCGCTGACCGACCAGCTCGCAGACGGCGGCAAGCTGCTCGTGCCAGTCGGTGGACGCTATTACCAGGATCTCATCAAGGTGGAACGGAAGGGTAAGAAGCTTATCAAAGAGAACATGGGCGGCTGCGTATTTGTGCCTTTGATAGGCGAGTACGGCTACAGATGA
- the thyX gene encoding FAD-dependent thymidylate synthase, protein MKVVLLNYTKVPDRICAAAAQSCYSEKGASQLFDETTDERAKKMIKKVVGMGHLSVVEHAYFTFSVEGVSRSMTHQLVRHRVASYSQQSQRYVSMDKAEYVLPPSIREDPEARMVFKKSMDDSWKAYRQLAKKVPKEDARYVLPNACNTNITVTMNARELWHFFSLRCCRRAQWEIRLVAWRMLAEAKKAAPILFENAGPGCFRGPCPEGEYACGKPYKKGETPSDDEVLVESLKPVA, encoded by the coding sequence TTGAAGGTCGTGCTTCTGAACTACACGAAGGTTCCAGACAGGATATGCGCCGCGGCGGCCCAATCATGCTACTCGGAGAAGGGCGCTTCGCAGCTGTTCGACGAGACGACGGACGAGCGTGCGAAGAAGATGATCAAGAAAGTGGTCGGTATGGGCCATCTATCGGTAGTCGAACACGCGTACTTTACATTCAGCGTTGAAGGCGTCTCTCGCTCCATGACCCACCAGCTCGTGAGGCACAGGGTTGCCTCATACTCCCAGCAGAGCCAGAGGTATGTGAGCATGGACAAGGCCGAGTACGTTCTGCCGCCATCGATCCGCGAAGATCCTGAAGCTAGGATGGTGTTCAAGAAATCCATGGACGACTCGTGGAAGGCCTACAGACAGCTAGCGAAGAAGGTCCCGAAGGAGGACGCGAGGTATGTACTCCCGAACGCGTGCAACACGAACATCACTGTGACGATGAATGCTCGCGAGCTCTGGCACTTCTTCAGTCTGAGGTGTTGTCGGAGGGCCCAGTGGGAGATACGCTTGGTCGCATGGAGGATGTTGGCGGAAGCCAAGAAGGCAGCTCCCATTCTGTTCGAGAACGCGGGTCCGGGATGCTTCCGCGGGCCATGTCCTGAGGGCGAATACGCATGTGGTAAACCTTACAAGAAGGGTGAAACGCCATCAGATGATGAGGTACTGGTAGAGAGTCTGAAACCGGTTGCATAA
- a CDS encoding rhomboid family intramembrane serine protease, which translates to MDVWVAVVLIAIAVSTAYSAWRQTSFSIIVSAACMFVFMVELIADQITTGGILSEIGFMPTDLTHPAYLYTLLTSMYAHASFQHILWNVIGLVFIGMIFEQRIGVRPFILLYFLSGLVGTLVFAALHWNSAALVVGASGAISGVLGGSARLFPNERISLFFLPPMSVWGIVGIFVLIQILIVLTSSHIAFEAHLGGLAAGILLAPFIKKIPLQDRAKKMIAPPSLRRLATTPELESLLQRIEKEEVPDVKSAWIEHFLSKAKCPHCGSPLKTTKEAIVCEKGHLI; encoded by the coding sequence ATGGATGTCTGGGTAGCCGTAGTCTTGATTGCGATAGCCGTCAGCACAGCCTACTCTGCGTGGAGACAGACCAGTTTCTCGATAATCGTGAGCGCGGCCTGCATGTTCGTGTTCATGGTCGAACTGATAGCTGACCAGATCACGACCGGTGGAATCTTGTCAGAGATTGGGTTCATGCCAACGGACCTCACGCATCCAGCTTATCTCTACACTTTGTTGACTTCGATGTACGCTCACGCTAGCTTCCAGCACATCCTTTGGAACGTCATCGGGCTCGTATTCATCGGAATGATATTCGAACAGAGGATAGGCGTTCGTCCTTTCATCTTGCTCTATTTCCTAAGCGGTCTTGTTGGCACCCTGGTGTTCGCTGCATTGCATTGGAATAGCGCCGCCCTGGTGGTTGGTGCCTCGGGAGCCATCAGTGGGGTCCTTGGCGGTTCTGCCAGGCTGTTCCCGAACGAGCGGATTTCATTATTCTTCCTGCCTCCTATGTCGGTCTGGGGCATTGTGGGAATATTCGTGCTAATCCAGATACTGATAGTCCTTACATCGTCGCACATCGCATTCGAAGCTCATCTTGGCGGCTTGGCCGCTGGTATTCTGCTCGCTCCCTTCATCAAGAAGATCCCTCTGCAAGACAGAGCGAAGAAGATGATAGCACCGCCTTCCCTCCGTAGACTCGCCACCACTCCCGAATTGGAATCGCTACTTCAAAGAATAGAGAAGGAAGAGGTGCCTGATGTCAAGAGCGCTTGGATAGAGCATTTCCTTTCAAAGGCGAAGTGTCCTCATTGCGGATCGCCCCTTAAGACCACGAAGGAGGCCATTGTATGCGAGAAGGGACATCTCATATGA
- a CDS encoding TraB/GumN family protein: MITLIGVGHVFAISENVKEIIRSKRPEVVCLELDPARYNALVQKEHTGAAPLQYKLLAYFQRRMADKFGTEVGDEMMAAVGAAQEVGARVALIDLDAGRVFSQLWKRMSMKERINLLWGGFAGLFVSKKVVEKEMDKYEGNEEQYLETLGEGFPTIKEVLIDDRNKHMAQQLSSLAAQHKNIIAVVGDGHISGILASLGATEVETVRLKDIRAGKIVNRDASEHTTTFWYNSP, from the coding sequence ATGATAACACTCATAGGCGTCGGCCACGTGTTTGCCATCTCCGAGAACGTTAAGGAGATAATCCGCTCGAAGCGTCCGGAGGTCGTGTGCCTCGAGCTGGATCCCGCACGATACAATGCGCTGGTCCAGAAAGAGCATACGGGCGCCGCGCCTCTTCAATACAAGTTGCTCGCCTATTTCCAGAGGCGGATGGCGGACAAGTTCGGGACGGAGGTCGGAGACGAGATGATGGCCGCCGTCGGCGCGGCCCAAGAGGTCGGTGCGAGAGTCGCTCTTATCGATCTTGACGCTGGCCGAGTCTTCTCACAGCTTTGGAAGCGCATGTCCATGAAGGAGAGGATCAACCTTCTCTGGGGCGGGTTCGCGGGGCTGTTCGTCTCCAAGAAGGTGGTGGAGAAGGAGATGGACAAATACGAGGGGAACGAGGAGCAGTATCTCGAAACCCTCGGCGAGGGCTTCCCGACGATCAAGGAGGTCCTGATAGACGACAGGAACAAGCACATGGCGCAGCAGCTGTCGTCTCTTGCCGCGCAGCACAAGAACATCATCGCCGTGGTAGGGGATGGACACATCTCAGGCATACTGGCTTCACTTGGGGCGACTGAAGTGGAGACCGTTAGGTTGAAGGACATACGGGCCGGGAAGATTGTGAATCGTGATGCCTCAGAGCACACGACGACATTCTGGTACAACAGCCCCTGA